In one Lolium rigidum isolate FL_2022 chromosome 3, APGP_CSIRO_Lrig_0.1, whole genome shotgun sequence genomic region, the following are encoded:
- the LOC124698557 gene encoding FCS-Like Zinc finger 13-like — MAVTVRAMARKFDVALARRSPWQTGSLDGLPSPTSPLDRSVARGWFHRETGGVGLGILAALETQPSPAASKVSASIAIASPRRAVRLEISELGCSGRCTTSLCGAGEPFRVADFLGCCDRCQRPLDDKDIFMYRGDRAFCSTECRYQAIVNDEFQEEKERKRRARARAVAFDAPKEAETAGLSCADSRRIFFTGIGVA; from the coding sequence atggcggtgacggtcagGGCCATGGCGCGCAAGTTCGACGTCGCCTTGGCCAGACGGTCGCCGTGGCAGACCGGCAGTCTCGACGGCCTTCCGTCGCCTACGAGCCCGCTGGACCGCTCGGTGGCCCGAGGGTGGTTTCACCGCGAGACCGGCGGGGTAGGGCTCGGCATCCTTGCCGCGCTTGAGACGCAGCCATCGCCTGCGGCGTCGAAGGTGTCTGCGTCCATTGCCATCGCGTCTCCGCGCCGTGCCGTGCGGCTAGAGATCTCCGAGCTCGGATGCAGCGGGCGGTGCACCACCAGCTTGTGCGGCGCCGGCGAGCCGTTCCGCGTGGCGGATTTCCTGGGGTGCTGTGACCGCTGCCAGCGGCCGCTGGACGACAAGGACATCTTCATGTACAGAGGAGATAGGGCGTTCTGCAGCACCGAGTGCAGATACCAGGCCATCGTGAACGATGAGTTCCAAGAAGAGAAGGAGCGCAAGCGCCGCGCCCGTGCCCGCGCCGTTGCGTTTGACGCCCCAAAGGAGGCGGAGACTGCTGGGCTGTCCTGCGCAGACAGCAGGCGGATCTTCTTCACCGGCATCGGGGTCGCCTGA